Part of the Vigna unguiculata cultivar IT97K-499-35 chromosome 3, ASM411807v1, whole genome shotgun sequence genome, AGCAACAGTTCCCAGTGATTTGGTAAGCTCTTTTTTATTTGCATCTAAAACCATTACTTATtgagaacaaaatataaattaaatggtgACAAAATTGCTTCCAAGGAAGACAAGAAAAACACCGAAGTTCATTTCTACtgatcaacaaaaaaaaaaaaacaaatttcttaGTTAAATAATCTTTGTTGAATAAATTTTCAGCATTGCCAAGATGTGTTATCATTGCAAGATCCTGTTGCAGCAGATGAAAGATTCGTGACCGGTGAGGTTGCATTACAGAAAACAAATGGTGAGTCTATATAACTATAATTTTGGACTCAAGTTTGATTTAAGAAGAAATCAGCATCTCATCTTTTGCTGTCATGCATTGAGAAAGGCCCCTTTACTAGTTCCCGTCGGTTATCATCCTTCACCCTTCATATATTCATAATATTTCCCACAAAATCCATCAAAATCTTTCTTCAGGTTCTGCATACGAGAAACAAACCGAATAACAGCCACTAACATATCTCCCTTTTCATCTTTGGCAAAAGTTTGCAAAATAATTCGATAAAAAATATAGATGTAATGAATCAATTTAAGTATTGGATGTTACTGAGATTTGCTTATTTCACAGGAATTCTGGAAGACAGATTGCGTGTTAAGCACTCAAACCTTGAAGATCAGAATATTCGTGAAAAAAGCTTCCAGCAGCCACTAACAGAAAGTGAAAACTGCCTCAAGTGGATTCTGGTCATGAGTCAAATATTCGTCAACACTGCAGAAGGACTTTTCAAACTGAACATCCCGTTTAACGTTCTTCAATGTGGTGGTCGGGAGATTCAAGACGAAGGTAGCAAACTTATTTTAGATTGTGGGTATGAAGTGATGAAAAGAAAGGGGATAAGGCAAGAACTCAACAAAGTTCATAGTTATTCGAGGATATCAATGGGTACCACCAACATAATATCCTTTGATGAGTTAGTTAGGCAGCTGAATAAAGACATGGAGAAGCTCAAGTTCTATGGTAGGAAAACAAGCTGCCAAGTCGATGTTGAGGACTACCTACCTAAAATGCTTGAACATGATGTTTATGGCAAAGATCCAGACGTTAACTGCATGTGGGATTTAGGTTGGAATGATGAAACAGTTGCATTTATCGAGAAATACGATGCTATAAGGGATACGGAAAAGAATATTCTTAGTGTTCTACTGGATGAGATCACCCTAGATTTTTGCACGTTCAATCATACACCGAAACAGTAGAAAGAGAGCTGCTCCAAGTAAGGGGAACATGGAGCTAAGTTTGTCATATGTAATTTTTTCGATGCAATTTTGTGGTTTGTAATTTATAAGAATAAGGATTTGATTACGGCAATGATTTCTAGCTTTAGAAACTCATTATGTTTCTTCGTATCAATTTAGCGTGGTTCACAATATAAAAAAGCTtgtcttattttgtttttggtaccagttcatgtattttttttattgattatgcAGCATGGAGAATATTTACAACTATTCTTCAGATCACAATATTTAAGAGGAATCATTTGTCAATTTatgtatatgaaaaatatttcattaaaatagataaacattcttttaataatgtttatatATTCATCTATTTCTTGAAAGAGATTAAAAAGAGAACTTGTTTAGAGTAGGAAGGATAAGGAAActtttttaagtataaaaatgatatgaataaataaaattttattctccATAGCAGCAAATTGGTGTGTTTGATTGGAACAGTAAACTGTGTTGTGAGTGTGTTAGTGTGAGGAGTGGAATGAATGGCATGATATGTATGGTGATATAAAAGGAAATGATATTGTATTGTATTATATTCTGTCTTACATTAACTACAGACAGAGCTGGTACAGAAAATCGAATTGGGCATGGCGTCATCGTTTTCAAGGTCGGGCATGGGGTTTGAGTTCCTGACGAAGAAGCCGTACACTCCCCCATCGTGGGCGTCGCATCTCCACCCTTTACCGTCCCACGTCTTCTCTCTTGCCCATGTTTGTATTTATTCCTAAGaccctttcttttcttattcCTTCATCCATTCATTCGTTCATTCCCCAATTCTTCTATTCAATTCTCTCCATTCCTCTCTCAGCTTCCCACTCCAATTCACAGATGGAACCTTCCAAATCTGCCCGCGAATACGGAGCTCTGGATCAAGGTGTGTATCTGCGCATGCATTATTCTATTCCTTTTTTCTTCATCATTCACTCACTTCAAGGTATTGTTGCGCAGCGAGACGACCTTTCCGGAATGCAGCTAAGTGGAAACAAAGTGAGGAAATTGGAGTTCCTGATGGCGGATGCCGTTGCGCAAGGTGCTGACTCTATCATCACAATCGGAGGCATCCAGAGCAACCATTGTCGCGCCACTGCCGTCGCCGCTAAGTATTTAAACCTTGATTGTTTTCTCATCCTCCGCACTTCCAACCTCCTTGTTGACCGAGATCCGGGACTCACCGGCAATCTTCTCGTTGAGCGCCTTGCTGGAGCTAACGTTCACCTTATATCCAAAGAAGAGTATTCAAAAATTGGAAGCGTGGTCAGTCTACTCCACTGatctctcattctttcattCATTACATTCTGCCTTTTCTTTTAACCATTATCACATTCATTAAGttatattcattaattattcGATACAACTTCACTTTCATCAACTTTACCTACTACACATTATTGCTTTCACACTCGCACATGCCATTCTTAACAATAAATGCCAACAAGTATTATTGTACCTATTCGACAGACTAACTCTTCCTTGGAGTCACAATCGTGGAGAAATGTTTCTTGTCGCTGACAATGCTGCATATTAGATTTCGTGTTTGTGCTGTGTAAAAACTCTTGGCCTTTCTTATTGTATAACTTTTAGAAATACTTTTATCCAAAAACatttctttctctattttccTCTGATTTTAGAGACCCTATATGTTCGTAATTGGTGTCGGTTGTTGTGTTTTTATCTTACACATTCTTCAAATctgtttcaatttttgttggATTCTTTGTCGTTAAAATATACATGTTCTGGCCTTTGattgtttcttcattttgaGTTTTTAGAAATTGGAGTTAGATTCATATGACCTCATTTTGAACGCAACATCTTGCTTACTAGCCTCTGTTTTGAGTTGGCTAAGTTGGTATGTTTTTATTTCACGTATtgcaaattgatattttatccattgaacttttttttagaCACTCACCAATGTCCTAAAAGAAAAGTTGATAAAGGAGGGGAGGAGGCCATATGTTATACCCGTTGGGGGATCAAACTCTTTGGGAACATGGTGAGTGAGACTATATGATTACTTTCATGCTTTCTATGACCAAGGTATAAATTAAGTTGCACATAGTTTCAAACTAATACAAAATTATGTATGTCTCTTGCTTGAGCGTTTGGATATTTCGTTTATGACATGGTTATTCAATTATTTcagagataatcgattatctcaacCCAGAAAATGATTTGTAATCGATTATGAaaagtgataattgattatcacagTGAGAAAACAATTTTACGAGAATAAGGTGATAATGATGAAGTTGCACTATAGCTTCTTCCACTTACCGTTTAAACTGAATCTTAATCTGGTTTAACCTAGAAATTACATTCCTATGACtttaacacaattttttataagtCTTCAAGGTGGTTTTTGCATCCAAGTATTCTTCACGACTTgtctttttcttcataaatcatcatcatcaaaactttcttttctttatgatTTAAAGCTAAATATTCATCTTCATCTTAAATCAACAGGATAATCTTTTACCATGGTCCAAGTACCCTTTTTACCCAAAAGtggttgtttgaatttttttagctGAAAATGTAACTGTATTGAAATTGGCGAGGGCATATATAGATGGAACTTTTGAACTACTTTGTTCCCAACTCGTAATCATGGataactttaatatttatttgttttacatTCTTAGTGTGATTAAATTATTCCTTTCAGGGGGTATATAGAGGCTGTTCGAGAAATTGAGCAACAAGTTCAGAGGGGGGCTGACAATACcaagtttgatgatattgttgtcGCTTGTGGCAGGTTATGGCTTCTtgatttctttatcttttcattaGTGCTCACCTTCCCCTTGGTTGGATTGTCTTTAGATCTTAGATAACTACTTTTTGTAACAACTTTCTGCCTTCTTCCAATGTCGTAATTAGTAAATTAAGATCTGGTGACAATCACGAGTGCTTTCATTAAGTGCTTTCAACTCATAACTTACAACCAAACTTTTTACTGAACGTGACCTTAATCAGTGTTATGattgattttataattgataCACCACCTCAGGAGCatattatctattaaattatatttaattatattttcatccATTTAATATCGTACATTTATTAACTTTCAGTGGAGGCACAATTGCTGGTCTGTCGCTTGGATCATCGTTGAGTTCATTGGAAGCAAATGTATATCTTCCATTAAGAAGACTTGCATAACCCATGTTTTTCTCAgcctttttatattatttatgtgcTATCTGCAGGTACACGCGTTCTCTGTTTGTGATGACCCTGATTACTTCCACAACTTTGCTCAAGGTTTGATTGATGGACTAAATGCTGGTGTTAACTCGAGAGATATTGTCCACATTCAAAACGTGAGTGTCTTGGTATTTTTCTGGTTGGTAAGATTTATAAGAATTCGTAGGAGAAAGTAAGTAAAACATGCTACTTTTCTTGGTCTAGCTTTTATGCTCTATGTAAATTGGATAATACCTTATCTAAGGGGAAAAAATATCAGACTAATGGATGATAAACTCCCGCAGAGCAAACATGCGTGACGTCTGTCTGTACAAACACATTCAATTATGATCTGGAAAGATTGATTCTTTTTCTTGGTTTAAATGctttataattgataatgaaaatttaattgttcACAGGCCAAGGGTCTTGGCTATGCAATGAATACATCTGAGGagcttaattttgtaaaagatGTTGCTGCGGCTACTGGTGTTATTCTTGACCCAGTATACAGGTATTTATTTGTTCCGCAGATTGTACACTGTCAAATTGTTTTGTATATGGGTCTATTTGTACAAACTTTTAGGATGGAAAAATAAgcaaaaattaaatgattttttcataaaattagcTTTTGTAAGTTAATTTATATAAGTTTTGTCATATAACTTCTCTATATTGTTACtctttattgaaaaaataattttatttttcttcttgaaGTCCCTCTAAAGAAGTTTGTCATGtaacttttcttaatttttactttttaacttGTGCAtgaactaatttaaatttatacaaaaaattcatttcatttttcttatttttctcttcttaaaGTCCTCGTGAAAAGATTTTGTTCAAAGAGACTCTCAATACGAAATTACTTTGTACATTTATGTGAATTCATGTTCACATTATTTGTCTtctaatttgaaaataacatttGGTCTCCTTATTTCCAAAATCTGTAATGTTAGATTAATCCTCAATTTTGTCTacacttatttatttagttattttatctcagtttaattaactaaatattttttttaatgataccTCTTTGAATATGTTAGGTCTAGAGTTTAAGGaaacaaaataattgaaatgaaacatatgAAAGTTGAAAGTTGGACCAAAACTACGGATTTTGTAAAATAGGaagatcaaatttttttattttaaaatagaggATCAAAATTTCAGACTAACCAAAATAGGGGAACAAATATGTACTTAAACCAAAAAGTTATTACTAAAAAGTGGTGCTATTATTTGACTGGCATCATAGACTCATGTAGTTTACATTTATGATCAGGTAATGGCCAATCGTTAATATTCAAGAGACAAAATAAGTCCtatataaaaatgtttgtgAATTTATAGAAACTTGAATCTATAATACTAAAACTCACGGGCCTTGCTTGTTATCAAATGTGTAGTCTACCTTTCATTAATCCTTGTATGACTACCTTTCATTAATCCTTGTATGACCTATATGAGAAAGTATTCAATGTTCttttgcatttttcagggtattaaatttttttcctttcgtTGAGTACTCATTCTTAATTCCTTTACATGTACCTCAAGGGAATTCCTCTGCATATTCCAAActtgaaaggaaaaagaaaatcttgttatgaaatttttcttAAGTGAAtgttatttattgaatattgcTAAGTTTAGTTAATTTCATATTCTGTTGCCCTCTCAGCGGTAAGGCTGCTTATGCAATGGTGAAAGATATGATTGAAAATCCAAAGAAGTGGGAAGGGAGAAAGATCCTCTTCATACATACGGGTGGCCTCCTAGGATTGTATGACAAGGTTGATCAGTTGGCTTCTGGTGTGGGGAATTGGCAGCGAATGGATGTTAATGAATCTGTTCCTAGGCAGGACGGCATCGGAAAGATGTTCTAGAAAAGGGAAACCAAaaccatttatattttttagtgtcTTTCCCCTAGTAAGTTATATACTTGTTGTTAATAGTCATGCACACAATTTATCCTGCTTGAATTTACCATATGATAACAAACTTCTGCAAACAGAAGTGGCAACAAATCAAGCTTGTTATTTATGATTAATTCTTGTTTTACATTAGAAAGTAATTAGAATACATGTTCTCAATTTGAAAATACAAAGAAATTGGAAATTTGTCCATCCATGTATTAAATGTATAAAGTTTTCTAGAATGAAAACTAATTTGATATGTAGAGTAATTAAATGCATATAATCCTAGACTTTGCTGGGCATATGGCAATGAATGGCATCTCAGACCATGTGTTGATACTTATGCCTGAGATATTGTTTAAATAGAGATgatgatattatttattaaatcatttaaataattgtaagaAGATGTTGTGTGCATgttaagttatatttaaatattttataataagtgGGATAGGATGAAATAGGTTTAATAGTTTTTGTTCCTCTGATTTATCTTTTAACTCTGCTTactatttaaagttttttaatttagtttttttaaaagcaAATTGATATAATTTCTCCTTTAATGACACGAAGGTATGGAAAAACATTCCATTATTTAAagtatgtttatatattttacccTAAAACTACCTGATATACAATTGTTGCAATTAAGTCACACCACGAAATGAAGCAGCTAGTAGCTGACCATCTAGTGACTCCCAATGTAAGACCAAGTTGGAATAATAACAATTAActcattttattcataaagtTGAACCTTTTTcaaatgataattatttagaatttaatatttttacttgttttttataattgtttacaagTTCTATTTATCCTTACAGTATGTAATTCTGAATATTTGT contains:
- the LOC114174889 gene encoding bifunctional D-cysteine desulfhydrase/1-aminocyclopropane-1-carboxylate deaminase, mitochondrial is translated as MASSFSRSGMGFEFLTKKPYTPPSWASHLHPLPSHVFSLAHLPTPIHRWNLPNLPANTELWIKRDDLSGMQLSGNKVRKLEFLMADAVAQGADSIITIGGIQSNHCRATAVAAKYLNLDCFLILRTSNLLVDRDPGLTGNLLVERLAGANVHLISKEEYSKIGSVTLTNVLKEKLIKEGRRPYVIPVGGSNSLGTWGYIEAVREIEQQVQRGADNTKFDDIVVACGSGGTIAGLSLGSSLSSLEANVHAFSVCDDPDYFHNFAQGLIDGLNAGVNSRDIVHIQNAKGLGYAMNTSEELNFVKDVAAATGVILDPVYSGKAAYAMVKDMIENPKKWEGRKILFIHTGGLLGLYDKVDQLASGVGNWQRMDVNESVPRQDGIGKMF